One Thiocapsa sp. genomic window, CGCCACGGCCTCGATGTCGTGCCGCGGTCGGATCCACTCGCAGTCCACGCCCACATCGGTGCTCGGCCCGGCCCCGGCACAGACGGCCACCAAGGCCAGATCGCCGGTCGTCGTCAGATTGAAGGAGAGCGGCAACGCGGCGCCGGCAAGCGCGGGTTTGCCGGCCGGTCCGTAGTCGAAGCGCAGCGACCCCGGCGGCGCGTCGAGATAGCGCGAGAGGATCTCGCGCAGCCCGGCATGCGCGCGCACATAGCGCTCGCGGTAGGGCTCATGACGCATCCGCGCCGCGCGCGCGCGCTGGCGCTCGCCGAGCAGGCTCAGACCGTGCGCGAGCTCGATCCCGTCTGCATCGGTGCGGATCCGCCACAGATGGAGCGCACCCGATCGGATGTCGCAGCGGATCGGTCCGGCAGTCCAGTCGAGCGTCGGCGGCCTGATCGCGCCATCGTCATTCAGTCTTTGCATCGACATCCGTTGTGACCTCCGTCGTCATCTTCCTATAATCGGCAACCACCCGGGAAGCGGGGGCGTCGAGTCCGGTGTCGGACATCATGATCGACGACACGCCCCGTCTCGGACCATCTCGCTCACCGCCGGAGGCCAGGGCTGTGCAGACTCTTGAGCAGTGTCGCGTGGATGCACGCATCGAGGCGGTGTGCAGCAAGGGTTGCAGCCAGGTCAGGCAAGACATCGCCGCCTTGGAGGCCGGGGCACAGCTGCCCGAGACGCGCGGTCTGAGCGAGGAGGAGCGCACCACCCTGCTGCGCGAGCTCAAGCAGATCATGGCCGTCTACGGCGATGCCTGCCGGCTTCCGCCGCCCTGAGAGCCTGCGCCCTTCCCGTCGGGGGTGTATGCTGCCGCCGCCATCCATCCTGATCCGCCGCATCGGAATCCATCACGCATGACCGACATCACCCGGACCCTCAGCCAGGAGCTTGCCGCTCGACCCGAGCAGGTCGAGGCCGCCATCCGACTGCTCGACGAGGGCGCGACCGTCCCCTTCATCGCGCGCTATCGCAAAGAGGCCACCGGTGGGCTGGACGATATCCAGTTGCGCTTGCTCGAAGAGCGCCTGGTCTATCTGCGCGATCTGAACGAGCGCCGCGCGACCGTGCTCAAAAGCATCGAGGAGCAGGGCAAGCTGACCCCGGAGCTCCAGGCCGAGATCGTCGGCGCCGAGACCAAGCAGCGCCTCGAAGACCTTTATCTACCCTTCAAGCCCAAGCGGCGCACCAAGGCCCAGATCGCGCGCGAGGCGGGGCTCGAACCCTTGGCCGACGCGCTGCTTGCGGATCCGAGCGCCTCCCCCGAGTCACGCGCGGCGGCCTATGTGGATTCCACCAAGGGTGTGGAGGACATCGCGGCGGCCCTGGAAGGCGCGCGTCAGATCCTGATGGAGCGCTTTGCCGAGGATCCGGAGCTGACCGGGCGTCTGCGCGATCACCTCTGGGAGCAGGGCATTCTGGTCGCCAAGGTCATGCCGGGCAAGGAAGACGAAGGCAATAAGTTCTCGGATTATTTCGACTATCGCGAGCCGCTCGCGCGTATTCCGTCGCACCGCGCGCTGGCCTTGTTCCGCGGGCGCAACCAAGGCGTCCTGCACTTGGAGCTGTTGGCCGGGGAGGGCGATGACCCGGATGCGGTCTGTCGGGGTCTGATCGCGTCGCGCTTCGGGGTTCGCCAGGCCGGGCGCCCCGCAGACGACTGGCTGATCGAGACGGTCCGCAAGACCTGGCGGATCAAGCTGCTGACGCGGCTCGATTTGGAGCTCAAAGGTCGGATGCTGGAAGCGGCTGGAGAGGAGGCGATTCGCGTCTTCGGGCTCAACCTCAAGGCGCTCTTGTTGGCCGCCCCGGCGGGCCGGCTTGCGACACTCGGGCTGGACCCCGGACTGCGCACCGGCGTGAAGGTCGCCGTCGTGGACGGCACCGGGCGTGTGGCGGCGACCGACACCATCTATCCTCATGTGCCGAAGAACCAATGGGATGCCTCGATCGCGCGTCTTGCCCAGTTGTCGAAAGAGCACGGCGTGAAGCTCGTGAGCATCGGCAACGGGACCGGCTCGCGCGAGACCGACCGGCTGGTGCGCGAGCTGATCCAGAAACATCCGGAGCTCGGTCTGCGCTCGCTCGTCGTCAGCGAGGCGGGCGCCTCGGTCTATTCGGCCTCCGAATTCGCATCCAAGGAGCTGCCCGAGCTGGATGTCTCGCTGCGCGGCGCGGTGTCGATCGCACGCCGGCTGCAGGATCCGCTCGCCGAGCTGGTGAAGATCGAGCCCAAGGCGATCGGCGTGGGCCAGTACCAGCACGATGTGAATCAGCCTCGGCTCGCACGCGCCCTGGACACCGTGGTCGAGGACTGCGTGAACGCCGTCGGGGTGGATCTGAACACCGCCTCCGTGCCGCTGCTGACCCAGGTCTCCGGGCTCAACCGGACCCTGGCCGAGAATATCGTGCAGTTTCGCGAGACCAATGGGGCCTTTTCCAACCGCAAGCGTCTGATGGCGGTCCCACGCTTCGGCGAGAAGGCGTTCCAGCAGAGTGCGGGATTCCTGCGCGTGCGCGACGGCGACGAGCCGCTGGACGCCTCGGCGGTTCACCCGGAGGCCTATCCGCTGGTGCGCCACATCCTGGCCGAAACCGGCAAACCCATTGCGGCCCTGATCGGCGACAGTGCGACCCTGCGCCACCTGGATCCCGTCCGCTTCACCGACGAGCGCTTCGGTCTGCCGACGGTGAAGGACATCCTCGCCGAGCTGGAGAAACCCGGCCGCGACCCGCGCCCCGAGTTCAAGACCGCGCAGCTCAAGGAGGGCGTTGAGACGCTCAAGGATCTCAAACCCGACATGATCCTGGAGGGCACGGTCACCAACGTGACCAACTTCGGCGCCTTCGTGGATGTCGGGGTCCATCAGGACGGTCTGGTGCACATCTCCGCCCTGGCCGACCGCTTCGTGAAGGACCCGCATGCGGTGGTCAAGTCCGGCGACCTCGTGAAGGTGAAGGTGATGGAAGTGGATCTCGTGCGCAAACGGATCGCGCTGAGCATGCGCTTGGGCGATGTCGCGCCCGAGCGCGGAGCCGGCGATGCCTCCGACAGCCGCTCGCAGGGTCGAGAGTCGCGCCCGAGGCCACAAACCCCACCGGGTCGGCCCGGCCGCCCGGCCGACGCACGCCCGGCGTCCGACGGGCGAGGTGCGAAGCGCGCCAAGGCGCCCGCCCCGGCCGAGCCCCCGGTCGGCGGCACCATGGCGGATGCCTTCGCCAAGGCCAAGCGCCGCTGAGTCTGCGCATCGCCACAAGGCGACGGCCGCGATGGGCCGCTCATCCTCCGCCGACGAGCTGCTGCGCACGCGTGTCTACCGCGCGGCCTCCCCGATTCACGGCCAAGGCTGCTTTGCCAAGATCGCGTTTCGCAGCGGCGACTTCATCGGCACCTTCGAAGGCCCCGAGGTGGATCGCGACGGCACCTACGTGCTCTGGACCTACGACGCCGAGGGCAACGTCCTCGCCGGTCGCGAGGGGCGCAACCTCCTGCGTTGGCTGAACCACAGCGACGACCCGAACGCCGAGCTCGACGGCTTCGATCTCTACGCCCGCCGCGCGATTGCGGTCGACGAGGAGATCACCTTCGACTATAGCGGTGCCTGCGGCGACGCGGTTTGATCCAGGATTCCACAGACCCTATCGCCGAACCGTTTACGGCAATGGCATGGACCCCGCGCCTCCCGGAACCGTCCGATTGCGGCCCCCGGCCTTGGCGCGGTACAGCGCCTCGTCCGCCAGCCGCAGCAGTCCATCGGGTGAGGTCATGTCCCCGGGCGCCAGCACCGCCACGCCGATGCTGACGGTGACGCGCCCGAGCGGCGAGGCATCATGGGGCAGGGCCAAAGCCTCGAGGGCGCTGTGGATCGACTCGACAAGGCGCAGCATGCCCGCCGCGTCGGTGTCGGGCGCGATGACCGCGAATTCCTCGCCGCCGTAGCGGGCGGCCAGGTCGCTGATCCGGTGCGCCTGGGCACTCAGTACCCCGGCAATGGCGCGCAGGCATTCATCGCCGGCCTGGTGGCCGTAGCGGTCGTTGTAATGCTTGAACCAGTCCACGTCGAGCATCGCCAGGCTCAGAGGCCGTGCGGCGCGGGTAGCGCGTTGGCACTCGGTCTGCAGGGTTTCGTCGAAGCGGCGGCGATTGGCGAGACCGGTCAGGCTGTCGGTGGTGCTCAGGATCGCGAGCTCGCGGTTGGCGGTCTCGGCCGCTGCCCTGGCGCGCGCAAGATCCTCGCGCACCTGCCGGCTTGCGGTGATGTCCTGGGCGCTGGTGCGAAAACCGAGTGAACGACCCGAGGCGTCGAAAATCGGGCGCCAGGAGGCGGAGATCCAGAATCGCGAGCCATCTTTGCGCAGACAACGAAACTCGACCTGGTCGCCGCTGCGGCCCTGCAGCGCTTGCTGAAAGTGTTCCCACATCCAGGGCCGGTCCTCCTCGTGTGTGGCCATCACCACGAAATCGTCCGCGGCGAGATATTCCTCCGGGGTGAAGCCCGTCAGCTTCAGCGAAAACGGATTCATCCAGAGCAGCTTGCCTTCCGGACTGAACCAGGACTCCCAACTGGCCGCGTAATTGGCGATGGCCTTGAACTTCTCATCGCTCTCGCGCAATGCCGCTTCCACCTGCTGACGTTCGGCGATTTCCGCCCCGGCGCGTTCGATGGCGTCCGTGAGCAGCCGGTTGGCCTCGGACAGCTCGCCGGTGCGCTGCGCGACCTTGCCTTCGAGCGACCGGTAAAGCCCGGCGTTTTCGAGCGAAACCGCCAACTGTCCGCCCAGTATCGTCACTGCCTCGATGCGCGCGGCGGTAAAGGCGGCGCGAAACAGCCGGTTCTCCAGGACCAGAAAGGCCGTGAGCCGCCCATGGAGGAAAATCGGCAGGCCCAGCAGCGAACACAGCGGCAGACCGGCGAAGTGCGGATCCCCGGCAAAGCGACTGTCGATGACC contains:
- a CDS encoding SET domain-containing protein-lysine N-methyltransferase, whose amino-acid sequence is MGRSSSADELLRTRVYRAASPIHGQGCFAKIAFRSGDFIGTFEGPEVDRDGTYVLWTYDAEGNVLAGREGRNLLRWLNHSDDPNAELDGFDLYARRAIAVDEEITFDYSGACGDAV
- a CDS encoding diguanylate cyclase codes for the protein MDHEALLRASQALAAERSLPRLVARVVELVGQLTGATDVRLLVLDEAGRWYLEGGVRGEESLERMTVEEAAERGIITAAGMRLALKTRVPLVSDDAVIDSRFAGDPHFAGLPLCSLLGLPIFLHGRLTAFLVLENRLFRAAFTAARIEAVTILGGQLAVSLENAGLYRSLEGKVAQRTGELSEANRLLTDAIERAGAEIAERQQVEAALRESDEKFKAIANYAASWESWFSPEGKLLWMNPFSLKLTGFTPEEYLAADDFVVMATHEEDRPWMWEHFQQALQGRSGDQVEFRCLRKDGSRFWISASWRPIFDASGRSLGFRTSAQDITASRQVREDLARARAAAETANRELAILSTTDSLTGLANRRRFDETLQTECQRATRAARPLSLAMLDVDWFKHYNDRYGHQAGDECLRAIAGVLSAQAHRISDLAARYGGEEFAVIAPDTDAAGMLRLVESIHSALEALALPHDASPLGRVTVSIGVAVLAPGDMTSPDGLLRLADEALYRAKAGGRNRTVPGGAGSMPLP
- a CDS encoding Tex family protein, with protein sequence MTDITRTLSQELAARPEQVEAAIRLLDEGATVPFIARYRKEATGGLDDIQLRLLEERLVYLRDLNERRATVLKSIEEQGKLTPELQAEIVGAETKQRLEDLYLPFKPKRRTKAQIAREAGLEPLADALLADPSASPESRAAAYVDSTKGVEDIAAALEGARQILMERFAEDPELTGRLRDHLWEQGILVAKVMPGKEDEGNKFSDYFDYREPLARIPSHRALALFRGRNQGVLHLELLAGEGDDPDAVCRGLIASRFGVRQAGRPADDWLIETVRKTWRIKLLTRLDLELKGRMLEAAGEEAIRVFGLNLKALLLAAPAGRLATLGLDPGLRTGVKVAVVDGTGRVAATDTIYPHVPKNQWDASIARLAQLSKEHGVKLVSIGNGTGSRETDRLVRELIQKHPELGLRSLVVSEAGASVYSASEFASKELPELDVSLRGAVSIARRLQDPLAELVKIEPKAIGVGQYQHDVNQPRLARALDTVVEDCVNAVGVDLNTASVPLLTQVSGLNRTLAENIVQFRETNGAFSNRKRLMAVPRFGEKAFQQSAGFLRVRDGDEPLDASAVHPEAYPLVRHILAETGKPIAALIGDSATLRHLDPVRFTDERFGLPTVKDILAELEKPGRDPRPEFKTAQLKEGVETLKDLKPDMILEGTVTNVTNFGAFVDVGVHQDGLVHISALADRFVKDPHAVVKSGDLVKVKVMEVDLVRKRIALSMRLGDVAPERGAGDASDSRSQGRESRPRPQTPPGRPGRPADARPASDGRGAKRAKAPAPAEPPVGGTMADAFAKAKRR
- a CDS encoding 4'-phosphopantetheinyl transferase superfamily protein codes for the protein MQRLNDDGAIRPPTLDWTAGPIRCDIRSGALHLWRIRTDADGIELAHGLSLLGERQRARAARMRHEPYRERYVRAHAGLREILSRYLDAPPGSLRFDYGPAGKPALAGAALPLSFNLTTTGDLALVAVCAGAGPSTDVGVDCEWIRPRHDIEAVAERMFAPEMVRTLASAPQDERLAVFYRAWTALEADAKADGRGLFRPRPAGARPPAVLHCIPETGYIAAVARETLPPVMDWSTFDLLIRPSSITR